A segment of the Crassostrea angulata isolate pt1a10 chromosome 10, ASM2561291v2, whole genome shotgun sequence genome:
TcttataaatcaaattatttctgTCAATGCAAGCTGTCGAAACCGTGTGTTTAAAATGTTTGGCAGGCTCGATATACCTTTAATCTGTTCCCATGTATGAGCACGGCATACCATAGATGTCAGCAGTTAATACAACAGTGCTTGTGTTGCTATTTTCCAACTATGTCTGGAAAGATTGAAGAAGAACAGAATGATGCGTTGAACTGTATAGTCTGCAAAAAGCTTTTGCAACGACCAAAAGTCCTTCCATGTTTGCATTCGCTGTGTTCGAGATGTCTTCTGTCCGTTCTCGATAGCAACAAAAGCAAAGATAAATTCCACTGTCCAAAATGCGAGGAAACCACGATCATACCAATAGGAGGAGTGGAGGGCTTCCAAGACAATGTTTATCTGAACGGGATACTTGGCGTACATAATTCGCACAACAGCAAGGGGAAAGTCTGTGATATATGCAGCCTGCGGAAGAAGAAAAACACCGCTACATCCAAGTGCTTGAACTGCGGCGATCTTCTCTGCCAGGACTGCAGTACTTCTCACTCAGCCACCCGCCAAACCATCAACCACAAAGTTGTAGATCTGGAGAGTGTTGTAAAGGGCACACACGACAAGGCCATCAGACAACTGAACAGGATACCTTGCGCTTCCCACCCAGAAGAGACGCTGGACATATTTTGCTACGACTGCAACTTCTTAGTATGTCATGAGTGCCAGCTTTCCTACCACTTCAGTCATCACACGGTGGCTGTGGATGACGCCGACATTGATCAACGTCAGGAAATAGCAACCTCTCTACAGTTCCTAGACAGTAAGCTGAAACATCTGAACGACATAGAAGAAGGTATAAACAACACGGAAGCGACCATCAACGAAAAAGAAGAGCACATTCTTGCAGACCTGGAGAACGCAACAGAGCAGCTTATTACGCAAATTCAAACAGAAAAGCGTGATGTCACTCAAAAGGTAAAGGAGCATATGGAAAAGCAACGACAGATTTGCAGGGATCATGTCATTCAAGTGAGATCGAGAAAGGAGACGATCCAAGAAAGTTGCGAGTTTTCCAACGAAGTAGCTCAGTCTGGAAAAAATGATGAGGTTATATATTTAGAGCCAATAATTCTTCATAGGCTTCGCAACTT
Coding sequences within it:
- the LOC128166418 gene encoding E3 ubiquitin-protein ligase TRIM56-like, translating into MSTAYHRCQQLIQQCLCCYFPTMSGKIEEEQNDALNCIVCKKLLQRPKVLPCLHSLCSRCLLSVLDSNKSKDKFHCPKCEETTIIPIGGVEGFQDNVYLNGILGVHNSHNSKGKVCDICSLRKKKNTATSKCLNCGDLLCQDCSTSHSATRQTINHKVVDLESVVKGTHDKAIRQLNRIPCASHPEETLDIFCYDCNFLVCHECQLSYHFSHHTVAVDDADIDQRQEIATSLQFLDSKLKHLNDIEEGINNTEATINEKEEHILADLENATEQLITQIQTEKRDVTQKVKEHMEKQRQICRDHVIQVRSRKETIQESCEFSNEVAQSGKNDEVIYLEPIILHRLRNLENLPRLRDEMTCQFPEVRLRNIFGNVETIRFFDFLPGSSNSVALLPQENSDVSGAPQVSQLLMVKKVNTFTNEDETCPKISSLASTEGFFLVGDNANRKIKKFSSTGKFLETLSRSKSYSISICDDTVICSDSFSVAFFSAGYSRKIAMDGTSSTYPTCVYENKNFAVADSSAHEVYIFDKAGDVISSIQLPRASRRTRRRNLSFICCNSKGEIIASDWGTNSVFLVGKNGKTLYEYHSKSESTRDWIPGGVCVDIHDNVFIADQQKGAITILSPKFKVILKHSTKKDYLERPMNIAFDSSGQILVAGKNGIVNIYSCKYL